Part of the Microbacterium sp. Clip185 genome is shown below.
CCCCCGGTTCAGAGTCCGGCGACGAAGTCCTTGAGCCAGGGCCGCAGGTCCGGGCCGAGGTCGTCGCGATCGCTGGCGAGCTGGACGATCGCCTTGATGTAGTCGAGTTTGTCACCCGTGTCGTAGCGCCGGCCACGGAACACCACGCCGTACACGCCGCGCTCAGGATCCGTGGCGAGCTCCTGCAGCGCATCGGTGAGCTGGATCTCGCCGCCCTTGCCCGGCTCAGTGCGCTCGAGCACCTCGAAGACCTCCGGGCCGAGCACGTACCGGCCGATGATGGCGAGATTGGAGGGCGCATCCTCCTTCTTGGGCTTCTCGACGAGCCCGGTCACCTTGACGACGCCGTCTTCGTCGGTCTCCTCGACAGCGGCGACGCCGTAGAGGTGGATGTTCTCCGGGTCGACCTCCATGAGGGCGATGACCGCAGCGCCTCGCTTGTCGTACTCGGAGAGCATCTTCGACAGGAGCGGGTCGCGCTCGTCGATCAGATCGTCGCCCAGCAGCACCGCGAACGGGTGGTCTCCGACGTGCGCCTGCGCACGCAGCACCGCGTGCCCGAGCCCCTTCGGCTCACCCTGACGCACCATGTGAACGTCGGCAAGGTCGGAGGAATGCTCCACCTTCGCGAGCTTGCCGGTGTCGCCCTTCTCGCGCAGCTTCTGCTCCAGCTCCGGCATCGCGTCGAAGTGATTCGCGATGTTGTTCTTGTTGCGGCCGATGATGATCAGCACGTCCTGGATGCCGGCCTCGACCGCCTCTTCGACCACGTACTGGATCGCCGGCTTGTCGACGACGGGCAACATCTCCTTCGGCATGGCCTTCGTGGCGGGCAGGAATCGTGTTCCCAGACCCGCGGCGGGAATGACGGCCTTGAAGGGCTTGTGAGTCATGCCGCGATCCTATCGGCACGCCTCCGACGGTTGCGGTCCTTAGAATCATGTGCATGTCAGACGGTGACGATCGCAATGCAGTGGACGACGTCAAGCGCGCACTCCGCGCCGACCTGCGGGAGCGGCGGCAGACGCTGTCGGCCACCGCGCGGGAGAGCGCGGGCGCGGGAGTCCACCAGCAGCTCGACGCTCTGACGGCGGCGCACCACGTGACCTCGCTCTCCTGCTTCCTCTCCACCAACGCCGAACCCGACACGCGCGAGTTCGTGCGCGAGGCCGTGCGACGCGGCATCCGCGTCCTGCTGCCCGTCACCCGCGTGGACGGGCTGCTCGATTGGGCCGTCGCAACCGAGGACGGCGAGATCGCGGAGGGCCTGTTCGGTCTGCCCGAACCCGTCGGTGAGCTGCTGGGCCCCATCGCCGTCAACGACGTCGACCTGATGATCGTGCCCGCCGCCGCCGTCGATCGCCGCGGGATGCGGCTGGGATGGGGCCGCGGCTATTTCGACAAGACCATCGGCTCGATGCAGAAATGCCCGCCGGTATACGCGGTCGTCTACGACTCCGAGATCCTCGACGACGTCCCGACGGATGTGCACGACCAGCCCGTCGACGGCGTCGTCACCCCCACCCGCACCCTGACGCTGCGCACCCGCTGAGCGCCTGACCCCGGAGGCACCATGCCCACCTACGCCTATGCCTGCAAGTCCTGCGGACACCGCTTCGACACCGTGCAGTCCTTCTCCGACCCCGCACTGACCGAGTGCCCCTCATGCGGCGGCGAACTGCGCAAAGAGTACGGATCGATCGGCGTGACGTTCAACGGCTCCGGCTTCTACCGCACCGACTCGCGCGCCGGCGCACCGAGCTCGGCCTCGACCGGCACGTCGGGTGGAGACTCCGGCTCGTCCGGGGCATCATCGAGCACGGGGGCCACCGCTCCCGCCGCGCCCGCGGCTTCCTGACCGGCCTGGCGCCGGCGACATAAGGAGAGAATCGATGATCAAGGGTTTCAAGGAGTTCATCCTCCGCGGCAACGTGATCGACCTCGCGGTCGCTGTCGTCATCGGCGCGGCGTTCACCGCTGTCGTGAACGCGATCGTCGCGTCGATCATCACTCCGCTCATCGCCATCTTCTGGAAGGCCGACGAGAACGGCGTTCCCGGCATCGAGGTGCCCGACATCTACGGCGGCACGGTGACGTTCCCGATCGGCGGTCTCATCACCGCGATCGTGAGCTTCTTCGCCGTCGCGATCGTCGTCTACTTCGTGTTCGTCATGCCGATGAACCTGTGGAAGGCGCGCCAGGCTGCGCGGGCCGGCGTGCCGGAGCCCGAAGCGGCTCCCGCCCCCACCGAGCAGGAACTGCTGGTGCAGATCCGCGACCTGCTCGAACAGCAGAACAAGACCCACCCCTGACGCCTCAGTAGTGCGGGGGGACCTCGCGCCGCATCCGCTCGTCGTTCGGGCCCGCCTCGGACGCAGCGGATGCGGCGTCGTCGCGTGTGCTCTCGGGCTCTTCGACCGCGCCGGGCGCGGGCGTCAGCCGGGCGCGTCGCGCACCCGTCACACGGACGACGCGCTGGCGGTCGTCACTCGGCGACATCGATCGGCTGCGTACTGGCCTGCGGCGATGTGCCCGCCTCGATACCGAGCAGCGTCGCCACGCGCGCCGCGACCGCAGCGGGGTCGCTGTAAAGGTCGAAGGCGTGCACGCGCAGGTAGTGCCAGCCCAGGCGTCGAAGGATCTGGGGCCGCAGGCGGAGCGATTCGCGCAGCGACTCGGGACGCGTCTCCGGGTCACTCTCGACGACGACGGCCTTGCCGTCATGGCCCGCGACGAGCGGCAGTAGCCCGCGGTAGTCGAGATCGACCTTGATGCCCTTGGCTCGCAGCTCCCGAGCGAGGGCGCGGGTCAGCGGGTCGGCGAGGTCCTCGAGACGCGTCTCGCGCGCTCGCGCCGCCACTCCGCCGAGGATGCTCATGAGCGTCGCGGCGCCATGCTCGAGTCGGCCGTCCTCGAACGCGCTGGGACGGATGGAGGAGACGATCACCATCGAGCGACGCGCACGAGTCATTCCGACCGTGAGCAGTCGCTCTCCGTCAGCCGTGGACAGGTCGCCGAAATCGCTGAGGACGCGACCGTGCTTAGTCAGCCCGAACCCGAGCGAGAAGATCACACGATCGCGACTCTCCGCGACCGACTCCTCGAGGGTCAGCACGGCGAACGGCTCGGCCGTCTCGCGCGACACGAAGTCAGCCACGTCGGAGCGCCCCGCGAAGGCGACGTCCACGGCGGCACGGATGCGTTCGGCGTGCCGCCTGCTGGCGGTGACGACCATGAGGCTCTCACCGGATCGGTTGACCGCGTGCTCGGTCACAAGCGTGACGACGCGCGCGACCTCGGCGTCGGGGCTCTCGACGGCACCCGAGATGGGATCCGGTGTTCCCGTTCCGCCCTCGACGTAGTCGACGCTCAGGCTCCCTCGGCCAAGGTAAGCACCGGCCCAGGGCAGAGAGACGAGCTCGCCGCCGTAGAAGGCGTCATTCACGAGCTGCGCCAGGTCCTCGCCGCCGGCGCGGTAGCTGCGGGTCAGGGTGGCGACGTCGAGGAGCTCCGCCATCCGCTCGAACACCGACACCTCGTCGAACGGCTCGTCGAACTCGTCTGCGACCGCGCGCTCGCCCGCGCCGACCGCGAAGGGCGTCGGCTTCTGGGTGACGGGGTCGCCGAAGAGAACCACCTGCCGCGCGCGCCGCAGCGCCGGCGCCGCCTCCGCGAGACAGAGGGCGGCCGCATCCGCGATGATCACGACGTCGAACGGCGGGTGGTCGGGGATCTCGGGCACCTCGTAGGGCGAGGCGAGCCACACGGGCGCCAGCGTGCGCATGAGCGTCGGCGCTGCCCGCACGAGCTGCTCTGGGGCCGATACGCCGCCTTTGAGCGCCTGCTTGAGCGCCGCAGCCTCGTCGGCGTGGTCGACCAGCCCGATCTTCCACTGCGTCGCGAGCTGCGCCGCGAGGACGGGACCGGATGCGGCGGCATGCGCCTCGTCCACCAGCCGGAAGTCGCGCTCGAGGCGGTCCAGCACGGCGGTGTTCGCGCCGAGGAGCGCGCGGTCGGTGCGCAGCAGATGCTCCAGAGCGGACTGCCACCACGCGAACTCTAGCTCGGCCGCGACCTGGTCTTCCGGAGCGTGACGCACCGACAGCTCGGTGAGCAGGGGCGCGAGTCCCATGCGGTCGAGTTCCGTGCGCAATGTGGCACGCTCGACGAGGTTCTCGAAGTAGGCCGACTCGGCGGCGAGACCGGCCAGCACGCGCATCAGCTGCGCCACCGGCAGCGACGCGAGTCGGCTCGACTCACGCCGCCGCAGGATCTGGTCGAGTTCGCCGAGCTGCGCGTGCACCCGCTGCCAGGCGACATGCACGTCGGCGAGGCCGACGGGCACCTCGGGCACGACGCCGGCGTCGACCAGACGCTGCCAGTCGGCGCGCTGCTGCTGGATGCGCACGAGCGACTCGTACATGTCGCCGACGTGCACCCCGGGGCGCACGTACTCGCGCGACAGGCGCTTGAGGCGGCGCCGGTTCGCGCTGGACATATCCGCGGACTCACGCTTGGGAGCATGTGCCTGGATCAGCTCGACCAGCGGGCGCTCGAAGACGCTCGGGCTGAACTTGTCGAGGGTCTCGCGGATGCCCTGCAGCAGGCGCAGGTAGTCGCCGAGCTCGTCGATGGTGCGGAAGGGCCGCATCCGGGTCTGCGCGATCAGCTCGTATCCGCGCTCGAGCAGGCTCGGGACCTCTCGGCCGCTCAGCTTGCCGGCGAGTGCGTGCGCGGCGCGTGCAGACTCGGTGGTGTCGAAGCTCACGCCGTACCAGGGCGAGTCGTCGGGGCCGAAGCGGAACTCCCCCAGCTTCGCGGCGGCCACGAGCTTCGCCGCCGCCTGCGGCCGCGAATCGCGCAGAGCCTCGAGCGTGGCGATGTCGAAACGGGCGGTTGTCGATGGGGCCGGAGACAGCGCACTCAGCTCGGTCAATCGGCGCACGACCTGCAGAGCCGAGGCTCCGAGACTCGGGTGCGAGGCGGTCAACGCACCCCGGTAGTCGCGCAGGACCGTGCGCAGTCGCAGCAGCGCGTCGTCGATCTCGGCGACCTTGGGCGGCTGCGCCTTCTCGTTACGTCCGATCGCGCGGATGAGATCCCGGTGGAGGTGACGCGGCGTGACGGCGAGCGCGTCCAGGCCGATACCCGCGAGGCGATGGCGAACGCCGTCGAGGGTGGATCGGCGCGCGCTCACCACGAGCACACGTCGACCGCTCTGAACGAGGGCGCCGATCGCGTTGATGACGGTCTGCGTGCCACCGGTGCCGGGCAAGGTGTGCACCGCGAGCGAGTGTCCGGCGGCGATGCGCGCGAGCACGGCCTCCTGCTCCTCATCCGCATCCAGCAGGAGCGTGTCCGCAGCGGGGGTGCGCTCATCGGGGCTCGTGACGCGAGGAAGCGCGGGACGGACCGAGAGGCGCGCCCGCTCGTCGGGGTGGCCGGCGAGCGCGTTCAGAACCGGGTGGTCCAAGTCGGCCGTGTCGCGAGCCATGCCCGATCCGACGTCGACGAAGTTCGAGACGACCAGGCGCGGGACGACGGTGAAGGTCGGGATGTGGGTCGTGAGCGCCCGCAGGTGGTCGATCACGGGCTGCGGACGGAACACCGCACCGTCGTGAGCGAGGCCGGCGAGGGCTGCCGAGTCCAGGTGGATGCCGAAGTGCGTGCCCAGGGCGCGAACGAGCTCGGGGTTGACGACGAAGGAACCGTGGAGCTTGAGCTCGAAGTCGGTGTGGTGGCGACGGATCGCAAGGGGGCGCAGGAGCACCGGGGCTGTGCACATGATCCCGCCGATGCGCCATGAGGCCATGCCCACGGCGAGCGACACCGTCTCGAGGCCCCGTGCGGTGCGCAGTTCGACGTTCTTCGCGGTGATCCGCTCGGCCGCCATCCGTGCGGTGCGAAGAGCGACCTCGTCGCGGTAGAGGTTGGATAGGAGCGTCGAGCGGCCCGTCAGGAACTGCGGCAGGCTCCCCGGGTGCGCTTTATTGATGTCGACGCCGTGCTCGGGCGAGTCCTCATAGAAGAGGAGGGTCGAGCGCCCGCCCAGCAGGGCGGCCTGCGCGCGCAGGCGCGCACGTTCGGGGTCGGCCACGTGCGCGACGACGACGCCCGGCTCCGCGACGCCGAGGTCGCTCGGGCGCACCGGATTCGTCGCCTCGTCTGCACCAGAGATCATGGTGCCTTCTCCACGCCACACACGTGTCACCATAGGCGTGAGATGGGCGAGCGGGCCTCAACCACGGCCGAGTTTCGCCGGATTGGCGACACGCCGGACGGACCGGCCGTTCCTCCCCACGATCACCCGACCCGCGCGTTGTACGCCGGTCGGACGCTTTCCCCGCGGAAGGAGCGCGCGCACGATGAGGATGAGCACATGACTCCCACCGGCTTCCGCATCCATCCCACGCCGCTCGGCGACGCCCTCGTCCTCACGAGCGGCGTCGGCCTCATCGGCTTCGAGTTCCTCGCCGTCCCGCTCGGCTCCGCCATCGCCGCGTGGACCGAGCGTCTGGGTCGGGAGCCGGTGCCGATCGACGAGGATGCGGACGCTCTGCTGGCGCAGATCGACGAGTACTTCGAAGGGACGCGCACGGCGTTCGAGATCGAGCTGGACCTGAGTCTCGTGCGAGGCTTCGCCCGCGACGCCCTGGAGGCGGTCTCCCGCATCCCGTACGGCCAGACGGCCAGCTACGGCGAGATCGCGGTGGAGGCCGGCTCGCCGAGGGCACATCGCGCCGTCGGATCAGCGTGCGCCCACACACCGATCTCGCTCGTGATCCCCGCGCACCGCGTCATCCGTTCCGACGGCTCGATCGGCGAGTACGGGGGGCGCCCCGAGCACAAGCGCTACCTGCTCGATCTGGAGGCCGCGCATCGTCCGGCGGGCGTGTAGGCCGCCCGCCGGACGATGTCGCTAGTGGTCGACGGCCTTCTCGGCGCCGAACCCGGTGAGCGAGCGCACCTCCATCTCCGCGGCCTTCTTCCGATCCTCGGCACGGCGTGAGGTCACCGACCCCAGCCATCCGAGGAAGAAGCCCAACGGGATCGAAATGATGCCGGGGTTGTTGAGGGGCCAGATCGCGACACCCACGTCCTTGAACACGCTCGTGGGCGTGCCCCAGAACACGGGCGACAACACGATCAGCACGATCGCCGCCCCGAGGCCGCCGTACATGCTCCACACCGCACCGCGCGTCGTGAACTTGCGCCAGAACAGCGAGAACAGGATGGTGGGCAGGTTCGCCGATGCCGCGACGGCGAAGGCCAGGGCGACCAGGAACGCCACGTTCTGTCCCTGCACGCCGATGCCGCCGAGGATGGCCAGTACGCCGATCACGATGACCGTGCGTCGCGCGACCTTGACCTCGCCGTCCGGCGGCACGTTGCCCTTCTTCACGACGCTCGCGTAGATGTCGTGCGCGAACGATGCCGCCGCCGTGATCGTGAGGCCGGCGACGACCGCCAGGATCGTCGCGAACGCCACCGCGGAGATGAAGCCGAGCAGGACCGGACCACCCAGGTAGAGCGCGAGGAGAGGAGCCGCGGAGTTGACGCCGCCCGGCGCCGCCGCGATCGTCTCGGGCCCCACTAGCGCACCCGCGCCGTAGCCGAGCACGAGCGTGAGCAGATAGAAGAGGCCGATCAACCAGATCGCCCACACCACCGAGCGCCGCGCTTCCTTCGCGGTCGGCACCGTATAGAAGCGCATCAGCACGTGCGGCAGACCCGCCGTGCCGAGCACGAGCGCCAGGGCGAGGGAGATGAAGTCCCACGGGTTCTTGCCGTACTGCAGGCCCGGGCCGAGCACCGCGTCACCCTTCGGCGAGGCGGCCACCGCGCCCTCGAGCAGCGTGTTCAGGCTGAAGCCGTTGATCGCGAGCACCCAGACGGTCATCACGACAGCGCCGCCGATGAGGAGGAAGGCCTTCACGATCTGCACCCAGGTCGTGCCCTTCATCCCGCCGATGAGCACGTACACGATCATCAGCACACCGACCACCGCGACGACGATGGACTGCCCGATCTGGTCGCCGATACCCAGCAGCAGCGAGACGAGACCGCCGGCGCCCGCCATCTGTGCGAGCAGATAGAAGAAGCACACCGCCAGGGTCGTGATGGCTGCCGCCATCCGCACCGGCCGTTCCTTGAGGCGGAACGACAGGACATCGGCCATCGTGAAGCGGCCGGTGTTGCGCATGAGCTCGGCCACGAGCAGCAGCGCGACCAGCCACGCCACCAGGAAGCCGATCGAATAGAGGAACCCGTCGTAGCCGTTGATCGCGATGGCTCCGCAGATGCCGAGGAAGGATGCCGCCGACAGGTAGTCGCCGGCGATCGCGAATCCGTTCTGCGGTCCGGTGAACGAGCGTCCGGCGGCGTAGTAGTCGGCGGCGGTCTTGTTGTTGCGCGACGCGCGGATGACGATGAAGAGCGTCACCGCGACGAACGCCGCGAAGATGGAGATGTTCAGGACGGGATCGTTCTCGACCGTCTGCACGGCGGCGTGGATGGCTCCGAAGACCTCGTTCATCGCGCACCCGCCTCTCGCCGCTCCAGGTCCTCGCGGATCGCGCGTGACTGCGGATCCAGGCGCCGGTTGGCATAGGCGACGTAGGCCATCGTGATGGCGAACGTCGAGACGAACTGGCCGAGCCCGAGCAGCAGGCCGACGGTGATGTCACCCGAGACGCGGGTGGCCATGAAGTCCGCGGCGAACGACGAGAGAAGCACGTAGGCGAAGTACCAGAGCAGGAATGCGATCGCGAGAGGGAAGACGAAAGCTCGTTGTGCGCGTTTGAGGCGCTGGAACGGGGGTGATTCCTCCACCTCGATGTAGTCGATGCCCGCGCTGTCGGCAGCGCGATCGTGCGATTCAGTCATGTGGCCTCCTTGCCTCATGCCGCGGATGCGGGGTGTCCATCCGAGCCGTCGTCGCCTCTTCGCGGCGATGGTAGGGTCGACGCTACGAAAATCGGCAACGAGGCCGACACCCCCGGAAGTAGGTAGCACCTATGTCCCCCGGAACCACCAGTGACCTGCAGCTGATGACGCGCGCCGTGCACGATCTGGTCGCCCGCACACGCTTCCCCGTCGCCTTCGGCGGGCTCGTACGCGAGCACTCCGTGCACGTGAGTTCCATCGTCGGCGCGCGGGGCCGGACGATCGAGGGTCTCATCGTGCGCGAGCAGCGCGGACTCGGCGGACGGGCGCTCACCGAGAAGCGTCCGCGTCTCGCATTGGACTACCGGAGCGCGCGCGGGATCACCCACGACTACGACGGCCCCATCCTCGGCGAAGGCATCGCCACGCTCTTCGCGGTTCCCGTCGTCGCGGCCGGCCGCACCCGCGGGGTGCTGTACTGCGGGTCCTGGGGTCAGACGGCCGTGGACGACGTGACGGCGGCGCCGGCATTGAAGATCGCCGACGCCCTCGCGTCGGAGCTCCGCATCCGCGACGAGGTCGCCCGCCGTGTCGAGCGCGCGCAGGATGCGGCCCCGGAGAGCGCGTGGGATGCGGCGGCGCGCGAGCAGGTGCGGGAGAGCTTCGCCGAGCTGCGGGCGATCTCCGCCACGGTCAGCGACGCCGCGCTGCGCGAGCGCCTCGCCGCCGTCGAACGCCGACTCGCGGAGGTTGCGGCGGGCGATCGCGGCGCACCGTCGGCGCCGGTGCAGCTCTCGCCGCGCGAACTGGACGTGCTCGCGTGCGCCGCGCTCGGGTCGACCAATGCGCAGATCGCTCAGGAGCTCGCGCTGAAGGAGACGACCGTGAAGTCGTATCTCGCGGCGGCGATGGCGAAGCTGGAGGCCACGACGCGGCACGCCGCGGTGGCGAAGGCGCGCCGGGCGCGGCTCCTGCCCTGATCAACCTCGGATCTGTAGGGTGACGTCATGGCGCGCAGAATCGTCCACCAGCTCGTAGACGACCTCGACGACTCCGTTCTGGAGGTGGGCGAGGGCGAGACCGTTCTCTTCTCCCTCGACGGCATCGCTTACGAGATCGACCTGTCGGATGCGAACGCTGCGGCCCTGCGCGATGCGATGGCACCCTACGTGTCGGCGGCGCGCCGCATCTCTGGCCGGTCGACCGCGAGCATCAAGCCGCGTGCTCGGGCCACCTCCTCGACACGGGACCTCACCGCCATCCGCGAGTGGGCGAAGGCCAACGGCCACCAGGTTTCCGAGCGCGGACGCGTCGCCGCATCCGTCATCGACGCGTACGACGCCGCGCACTGACGCTGGTCACCCTCCGGGTGCACCGCGGTCCACGAGGTCGACACCCGCTGCGCGCAGGGCCTCGAACAAGCCTGCTCGGTCGCGGACGTCGTAGAAACGGAGCGGCGCCCAGCCACCCGTGGCGACTGTGGCCATGAAGTCCATGCCGGTGTTGCGGTACATCTCGTAGATGAGGCCAACCGCTGACCGGCGGCCCTCGACGTCCGCGTCGAAGTCGGCCTCGATACGGCCTGCCAGCCGGCGTCGGACACGTATCGCGCCCCTGTCTATGGCGCGAGACTCGACGGACCCGCCGCGTTCTACGATCGCGAATCGGTCGGTGACGACGTAGGTCGTGCGGTCGGCGAGTGCTCGCTTGACGAAGAACCGCCCCACCGCGAGGTACAACAGCAACGCCCAGAAGAAGCCAACGAGGATGAGCGCCGGCCATGGAACGCCATGGTCCACGACGCTCCTCGTTGCCACCGCGAAAAAAGCAATGCAACCGAGACTGAACGGTACCCAGAAGGCATCCGCGGCGGTGAAGAGCGCCGCGGCATCAGGCTCACCTCGCCACAGCACAGTCCCGTAGTCATACAGTCCGTCGGCGCGCTCCTCAGCCCGCTCATCCCCCATCGGCTCATCATGGCACGGGCGGATCGCCGCATCCGTCATCGAGGCGTACGACGCCGCGCACTGACGCGGCTATGCGCCGAGCTGCTGCCGCAGTTCAGCGTCGCCAGTGCCGGAGAACTCGACGATGCGCCCGCCGACCACCCGATACATCGCGAACTCCGCGACGTTCACATGACGACGTGTGGCGGAGATTCCGCGGTAGACGCCGGTGTGGGTTCCGCTGCCGCGCAGGTGTGCGGCGATGCGGTCGTCCTCGATCACGAGTTGGATGCGTCGCCACTGCCAATCCGGGAAGGCGTGGAACAGATCCGCGAGATCGTCGATCCACGCATCCCGCCCGCCGGGCAGGTGCGCGCGTCGCACGTCCGAATCGACCAGCGCGCGGACGGCGTCCAGGTCGTGACGGTTGCAGGCGTCGAGGTACTCGGCATGCCACTCGCGCAGTTCCCACGGCTCCATCCTCTCCATTATCGCGGGCGGTGTCGGCGGCGTCTCAGGGCACCGGTACGGTCGAGTCACAGCTGACCGGCAGAGGGCGGAGCGCATGACGGACAAGCAGGTGGCGGTCGTCGCGGGGGCGAGCGGGTTCGTGGGGCGCGAGATCGTGGCGGCACTGCGGGCCGACGGCTATGATGTGCGGCGCATCGGTCGTACCGAACACGTGGGGTGGAACGACCCGCGCGCCCTCGTGGACGCAGTCGACGACGCCGACCTTCTCATCAACCTCGCCGGCAAGTCCGTGAACTGCCGGTACACCCACGTCAACCGGAATGAGATCCTGCGCTCCCGCGTCGAGACCACGCGGGCCCTCCGCCATGCTGTGGCCGCAGCCGAGAACCCGCCTCCGCTGTGGTTGAACGCATCCACGGCGACGATCTACCGGCACGAGGAACAGCGTCCCAACGACGAGAGCTCCGGCATCCTCGGCGAGGGATTCTCGGTTGACGTCGCGCGGGAGTGGGAACGCGAGTTCTTCGCCGACGAGCTTCCCCGCACGCGCCGCGTGGCGCTGCGGATGGCCATCGTGCTCGGCGACGGCCCCGCGCCTGACATGCTGCGACGCCTCGCGCGTTGGGGACTGGGCGGGCCCCAGATCGACTCGCCCTGGTTCCCTCACCGTCGATACCGCGGCATCGGGGCGCATCCGACCGGCTCTTCGCGCTCCGGCTGGCACCGGACGCGTGGGCGGCAGAAGTTCAGCTGGATCCACATCGACGACGTGATCGGAGCCGTCCGGTGCCTCGCCGAGCACGAGGAGATCACGGGCGCCGTGAACCTCGCGAGCCCAGAACCGACCGACAACCGCACGCTCATGCGCGCGCTGCGCCGGAAGACCGGCATGCCGATCGGGCTGCCCGCATGGCGATGGATGCTGGAGCCCGCGATGTGGGTGCTGCGTACCGAACCGGAGCTCGTCCTCAAGAGCCGTTGGGTCGTTCCGGGCGTGCTCGACGCCGCCGGATACACCTTCCGCCGGCCGCATCTCGAGGATGCGATCTGAGGCAAGGCCGCCGCCCGCGCCGCATCGGATACGAGGAGTCAAAGCATGGTCTCGAGCTTCACCGTCGTCACCCGCGCTCAGGTGTCCGTCGAGCGACTGTTCGATCAGTCGCTGAGCATCGACGCGCACGTCGAGTCGATGGCACGTTCCGGTGAACGCGCGGTCGCCGGAGTCACGAGCGGCCTCATCGGTCTGGGCGAGACCGTCACCTGGAGCGCCCGGCACTTCGGCTGGCGCTTCCGGATGACCTCAAAGATCACCGCACTCGAACATCCCCGCCGCTTCGTCGACGAGCAGGTGCGCGGCCCGTTTCGCACCTTCCGTCATGAGCATCTCTTCGAGGTGCAGGGTGAGGAGACGGTGATGACCGATATTCTCACGATCGCGTCTCCCGTGTTCGGCCGGCTGGCCGAACGGTGGGTGCTGGTCCCATATCTGCAGCGACTCATCCGCCAGCGCAACGACGTGCTGGTGCGGGCAGCGGAAAGCTGATCGCACCGCCGGTCGCGGTGGGCCGGCACAATGGCAACGTGTACACCGAACTGGCGCTGCCCGATGGATCGGCGCTCTGGCGCTCGAGCGGCGGTGAAGGCGGTGCGGTGCCCGCTGACGGATGCGTCGACCTGATCCTGCTGGACGATGCGGTGTACGTCGCGGGTCCCTCCACGAGGTGGATCGCCACCGTCGCGGATGGGGAACGCGGGTCTTTCGGGCTGCGTCTGTCGCCGGGCCGGGCGCACGGGTTACTCTCCGTAGCACTGACCCTCCTGGCAGATCGACTCGTTCCCCTCGCCGAGACCGTGACCCCGGATGCGGCGCGTGGTCTCCGCGAGCGGATGGTCCGCTTCGGCGACGGCCCGCATCCCACCGCCGGCCTCGTCGAGATCGCCGGGCGTGCCGCCGAGGACAACCCATGGTCGCGTGCTGTCCACATGCGCGCGGAGCGCGCGGTTGCCGCTGGTCGCGTGGCTGAGGAGATGAACGAGAGCGAGCGCACCTTCCGCCGTCGGATGCGTGAGCGCTTCGGCTACGGCTACGCCACCCTGGTGCGCATCCAACGCGCGCGCCGCGCACAGCAGCTCCTGCAAACCGGCCACGCCCTCGCGGACGCCACCGCGGCTGCGGGCTACGCCGACCAGCCGCACCTCACGCGGGAGTTCCGCCGACTGGTGGGTGCGAGCCCCGCTCAGTTCGCGTCGAGCGCCGCGTAGAGATCGATGGAGTTGCCGTCGGGGTCCAGAAGAGTGGCGTACCGCTGGCCCCACGGCGCATCCCAGGGCGCGACGTGACCCGGGTAGCCCGCTGCCTCGAGCCGCGCGAAGACCGCATCCACCTCGGCCGGAGTCTCCTGTACGAAGGCGAGCGCGATGCGGTGGCCTCCGGCCGCGGGCTCGTATGCCGG
Proteins encoded:
- the galU gene encoding UTP--glucose-1-phosphate uridylyltransferase GalU, with protein sequence MTHKPFKAVIPAAGLGTRFLPATKAMPKEMLPVVDKPAIQYVVEEAVEAGIQDVLIIIGRNKNNIANHFDAMPELEQKLREKGDTGKLAKVEHSSDLADVHMVRQGEPKGLGHAVLRAQAHVGDHPFAVLLGDDLIDERDPLLSKMLSEYDKRGAAVIALMEVDPENIHLYGVAAVEETDEDGVVKVTGLVEKPKKEDAPSNLAIIGRYVLGPEVFEVLERTEPGKGGEIQLTDALQELATDPERGVYGVVFRGRRYDTGDKLDYIKAIVQLASDRDDLGPDLRPWLKDFVAGL
- a CDS encoding 5-formyltetrahydrofolate cyclo-ligase — translated: MSDGDDRNAVDDVKRALRADLRERRQTLSATARESAGAGVHQQLDALTAAHHVTSLSCFLSTNAEPDTREFVREAVRRGIRVLLPVTRVDGLLDWAVATEDGEIAEGLFGLPEPVGELLGPIAVNDVDLMIVPAAAVDRRGMRLGWGRGYFDKTIGSMQKCPPVYAVVYDSEILDDVPTDVHDQPVDGVVTPTRTLTLRTR
- a CDS encoding FmdB family zinc ribbon protein; the protein is MPTYAYACKSCGHRFDTVQSFSDPALTECPSCGGELRKEYGSIGVTFNGSGFYRTDSRAGAPSSASTGTSGGDSGSSGASSSTGATAPAAPAAS
- the mscL gene encoding large conductance mechanosensitive channel protein MscL — encoded protein: MIKGFKEFILRGNVIDLAVAVVIGAAFTAVVNAIVASIITPLIAIFWKADENGVPGIEVPDIYGGTVTFPIGGLITAIVSFFAVAIVVYFVFVMPMNLWKARQAARAGVPEPEAAPAPTEQELLVQIRDLLEQQNKTHP
- a CDS encoding AAA family ATPase, yielding MISGADEATNPVRPSDLGVAEPGVVVAHVADPERARLRAQAALLGGRSTLLFYEDSPEHGVDINKAHPGSLPQFLTGRSTLLSNLYRDEVALRTARMAAERITAKNVELRTARGLETVSLAVGMASWRIGGIMCTAPVLLRPLAIRRHHTDFELKLHGSFVVNPELVRALGTHFGIHLDSAALAGLAHDGAVFRPQPVIDHLRALTTHIPTFTVVPRLVVSNFVDVGSGMARDTADLDHPVLNALAGHPDERARLSVRPALPRVTSPDERTPAADTLLLDADEEQEAVLARIAAGHSLAVHTLPGTGGTQTVINAIGALVQSGRRVLVVSARRSTLDGVRHRLAGIGLDALAVTPRHLHRDLIRAIGRNEKAQPPKVAEIDDALLRLRTVLRDYRGALTASHPSLGASALQVVRRLTELSALSPAPSTTARFDIATLEALRDSRPQAAAKLVAAAKLGEFRFGPDDSPWYGVSFDTTESARAAHALAGKLSGREVPSLLERGYELIAQTRMRPFRTIDELGDYLRLLQGIRETLDKFSPSVFERPLVELIQAHAPKRESADMSSANRRRLKRLSREYVRPGVHVGDMYESLVRIQQQRADWQRLVDAGVVPEVPVGLADVHVAWQRVHAQLGELDQILRRRESSRLASLPVAQLMRVLAGLAAESAYFENLVERATLRTELDRMGLAPLLTELSVRHAPEDQVAAELEFAWWQSALEHLLRTDRALLGANTAVLDRLERDFRLVDEAHAAASGPVLAAQLATQWKIGLVDHADEAAALKQALKGGVSAPEQLVRAAPTLMRTLAPVWLASPYEVPEIPDHPPFDVVIIADAAALCLAEAAPALRRARQVVLFGDPVTQKPTPFAVGAGERAVADEFDEPFDEVSVFERMAELLDVATLTRSYRAGGEDLAQLVNDAFYGGELVSLPWAGAYLGRGSLSVDYVEGGTGTPDPISGAVESPDAEVARVVTLVTEHAVNRSGESLMVVTASRRHAERIRAAVDVAFAGRSDVADFVSRETAEPFAVLTLEESVAESRDRVIFSLGFGLTKHGRVLSDFGDLSTADGERLLTVGMTRARRSMVIVSSIRPSAFEDGRLEHGAATLMSILGGVAARARETRLEDLADPLTRALARELRAKGIKVDLDYRGLLPLVAGHDGKAVVVESDPETRPESLRESLRLRPQILRRLGWHYLRVHAFDLYSDPAAVAARVATLLGIEAGTSPQASTQPIDVAE